One segment of Candidatus Wallbacteria bacterium DNA contains the following:
- a CDS encoding ATP-binding protein: MNKPLLKEIILEQEKEHQNIDAGIPRDMLNIISRHASLPHAVVISGVRRCGKSTLLNQISRDLYMECVYYFNFEDERLMDFNVKDFNHLYEVFLELYGDKKVFFLDEIQNVPGWETFVRRMQGKGCKFFITGSNASLLSRELGTKLTGRNVSVELFPFSFREYLSFKGFHLPVNGISLTQDRALIKKHFAEYLLHGGMPEYLKYQDATILKRVYEDILYRDIVARYGIKHVKPLRELGLYFLSNLGGTFSYNNLKNVLGLGSMNTIKSYADFLENSYLIFLTSRFSYSLKQQFVSHKKIYCIDNGLADAVGFQFSKNKGKFLENLVFLELRRKSQEIYYYKTTNNLEVDFLLKSGKNGLSLIQVTDNLDDEKTRQRELKALIKAMDELKLKTALILTEDTDEEIKLKGKAITVKPIYKWLLE; encoded by the coding sequence ATGAACAAACCATTATTAAAGGAAATCATTCTCGAACAGGAAAAGGAACATCAGAATATCGATGCCGGCATTCCCAGAGATATGTTAAATATCATTTCACGGCACGCTTCTCTGCCTCATGCGGTAGTTATCTCAGGAGTGCGCCGCTGCGGCAAATCCACGCTGCTCAATCAGATCAGCAGAGATCTTTACATGGAATGTGTTTATTATTTCAATTTTGAAGATGAACGCTTGATGGACTTCAATGTTAAAGACTTTAATCATCTGTATGAGGTGTTTCTGGAATTGTACGGGGATAAAAAAGTTTTCTTTCTTGATGAGATTCAGAACGTTCCCGGATGGGAAACTTTCGTGCGCCGGATGCAGGGCAAAGGATGCAAATTCTTTATTACAGGCTCGAATGCTTCACTTCTCAGCAGGGAGCTTGGTACAAAACTGACAGGCAGAAATGTCAGCGTCGAGCTCTTCCCCTTTTCTTTTAGAGAATATCTCTCATTCAAGGGTTTTCATTTGCCCGTTAACGGCATCTCGCTGACTCAAGATAGAGCATTGATTAAAAAGCATTTTGCTGAATATCTCCTGCATGGAGGTATGCCCGAATATCTGAAATATCAGGATGCAACCATTCTGAAGAGGGTTTATGAGGACATTCTGTATCGTGACATAGTGGCAAGATATGGCATCAAACATGTTAAACCATTGAGAGAACTCGGGTTGTACTTTTTAAGCAATCTCGGAGGAACATTCTCTTATAACAATCTGAAAAATGTTCTGGGATTGGGTAGCATGAATACAATCAAGAGTTACGCGGATTTTCTGGAAAACAGTTACTTGATATTTCTTACCAGCAGGTTTTCCTATTCCCTCAAGCAGCAGTTTGTTTCCCATAAGAAAATATACTGCATCGACAATGGTCTGGCGGATGCGGTCGGGTTTCAGTTTTCAAAGAATAAAGGAAAGTTTCTGGAGAATCTGGTGTTCCTTGAACTCAGGCGCAAATCCCAGGAGATTTATTATTACAAGACCACGAATAACCTGGAAGTCGATTTTCTGCTCAAGTCCGGTAAAAACGGTTTATCGCTGATTCAGGTCACAGATAATCTGGACGACGAAAAAACAAGGCAGAGAGAGCTAAAGGCGCTGATAAAAGCCATGGACGAACTCAAGCTGAAAACAGCGCTTATTTTGACTGAAGATACTGATGAAGAAATTAAGTTGAAAGGAAAAGCAATCACAGTCAAGCCGATTTACAAGTGGCTGCTGGAATAG
- a CDS encoding cobalamin B12-binding domain-containing protein, with translation MAASSITNKKIIRACVAKPGLDGHDRGAKVLARALKDAGMEVIYTGIRQTPEQIVETCIQEDVDCLLLSLLSGAHNHLFPRITSLLNQKGRKDILVLGGGVIPDEDDNFLMQNGIDRVFHTGVTTEEIISHIKAKLGQE, from the coding sequence ATGGCTGCCAGTTCAATTACTAACAAAAAGATCATCCGGGCTTGTGTGGCAAAACCCGGCCTCGACGGACATGACCGGGGTGCCAAGGTGCTGGCCAGAGCTCTCAAGGACGCCGGCATGGAAGTAATTTACACCGGCATCCGGCAAACACCGGAACAGATCGTTGAAACCTGTATCCAGGAAGATGTGGACTGCCTTCTGCTTTCACTCCTGTCCGGAGCACACAACCACCTGTTCCCCAGGATCACCTCTTTGCTCAATCAGAAGGGCAGGAAAGACATCCTGGTCCTGGGAGGAGGAGTAATCCCTGATGAGGACGATAATTTTTTGATGCAGAACGGGATAGACCGGGTATTCCATACCGGCGTTACCACAGAAGAAATCATCAGTCACATCAAAGCGAAACTGGGACAGGAATGA
- the meaB gene encoding methylmalonyl Co-A mutase-associated GTPase MeaB, producing the protein MTLAIKQLELGRLISQLENGEISFHNLKERFSQPKQQTFVLGVTGSPGVGKSTLLNLMISEYRRNGETVAVIAVDPTSVRTGGALLGDRIRMQSNAVDEGVFIRSMATRGHLGGLSARTRETAELLKLAGFDIIIIETVGVGQTEVEVVEVADMVVAVTTPAQGDEIQVMKAGIYEIADIIVLNKSDYKGAEAVFMDLSRLATTISSPGWRIPVLKTVGTEREGIAELMDKLMEFQKTLRGNHEGQI; encoded by the coding sequence ATGACCCTTGCCATCAAACAGCTTGAACTTGGCCGTCTGATTTCCCAGCTGGAAAACGGTGAAATCTCCTTTCATAACCTCAAAGAAAGATTCTCTCAACCGAAACAGCAAACTTTTGTGCTTGGTGTGACTGGCTCTCCGGGTGTCGGCAAAAGCACACTCCTGAATCTGATGATTTCCGAATACCGCAGGAATGGGGAAACAGTGGCAGTGATCGCGGTGGACCCGACCAGTGTCAGGACAGGCGGTGCACTGCTTGGCGACAGGATCAGGATGCAGTCCAACGCAGTGGACGAAGGTGTTTTTATTCGTTCCATGGCCACCAGGGGACATCTGGGTGGTCTCTCCGCCAGGACCAGGGAAACTGCAGAACTCCTGAAACTGGCAGGTTTTGACATTATTATAATCGAAACAGTCGGGGTAGGTCAGACTGAAGTGGAAGTGGTGGAAGTGGCGGATATGGTGGTCGCGGTGACAACACCAGCCCAGGGAGACGAGATTCAGGTGATGAAGGCAGGAATTTACGAGATCGCTGATATCATTGTGCTCAACAAGAGCGATTACAAGGGGGCGGAAGCTGTCTTTATGGACCTCTCAAGGCTGGCGACAACGATCAGCAGTCCGGGATGGCGGATCCCGGTGCTGAAGACCGTCGGTACGGAGAGGGAAGGAATTGCTGAATTGATGGATAAACTGATGGAATTTCAAAAAACTTTGAGAGGTAATCATGAAGGCCAGATCTGA
- a CDS encoding methylmalonyl-CoA mutase family protein — translation MKARSDEWNAKYQESLKKRPERKKFHNHSGFDVNCLYTPQDLENLDYERDLGFPGEYPFTRGVQQNMYRGRFWTMRQYAGFGTAAESNERYRLLLSKGQTGLSVAFDLPTQLGYDSDDPLAEGEVGKVGVAVDSLRDMEILFDGIDLEKVSTSMTINASAFVIFSMYLALARKRGIPLSKLEGTIQNDILKEYIARGTYIYPPRASMRLITDIFQYCAKNVPNWNTISISGYHIREAGSTAVQEVAFTLADAIEYVNYSIKAGLDVDKFAPRLSFFFNSHNNFFEEVAKFRAARRMWAKIMRERFKARDPKSWTLRFHTQTAGCSLIARQKDNNIVRVALQALAAVLGGTQSLHTNSRDEALSLPTEESVKIALRTQQVIAYESGVCDTVDPLAGSYFVESLTDRIELEAGAYIEKIDKLGGMLRAIEEGYAQREIQDSAYRYQKAVESGENAIVGLNIFQEKEEREENANKDEGRVEENQRKMLAEVKSGRNEDLVKKMLDRIRKTAAGQENLIPVVIEAVENYLTLGEICNALRKEWGEYQERVVL, via the coding sequence ATGAAGGCCAGATCTGATGAGTGGAATGCGAAATATCAGGAGTCACTGAAAAAAAGACCGGAGCGGAAAAAATTTCACAACCATTCCGGTTTTGATGTGAATTGCCTGTATACTCCTCAGGACCTAGAAAACCTGGATTACGAGCGGGACCTCGGATTTCCTGGAGAATACCCGTTTACCCGCGGGGTTCAGCAGAACATGTACAGAGGGCGTTTCTGGACCATGAGGCAATACGCCGGATTCGGCACAGCCGCAGAGTCGAATGAGCGTTACCGCCTGCTTCTGTCCAAGGGACAGACCGGGCTTTCGGTAGCCTTCGACCTTCCCACCCAGCTTGGTTACGACTCCGATGATCCCCTGGCAGAGGGTGAAGTCGGGAAAGTGGGTGTAGCTGTAGATTCGCTGCGGGATATGGAGATACTGTTCGACGGGATTGACCTGGAAAAAGTTTCCACTTCCATGACGATCAATGCTTCGGCGTTCGTGATTTTCTCCATGTATCTCGCCCTCGCCAGAAAGCGTGGTATCCCGCTTTCCAAGCTTGAGGGAACCATTCAGAACGACATTCTCAAGGAATACATCGCCCGGGGTACCTATATTTATCCCCCGAGGGCGTCAATGCGTCTGATCACGGATATTTTTCAATACTGCGCGAAAAATGTGCCGAACTGGAATACGATATCCATCAGCGGCTATCATATCCGTGAAGCGGGATCGACCGCTGTCCAGGAAGTGGCTTTCACGCTGGCTGATGCCATCGAATACGTAAACTATTCAATCAAGGCAGGGCTGGATGTGGATAAATTCGCGCCCAGACTGTCTTTTTTCTTCAATTCGCACAACAATTTCTTCGAGGAGGTGGCCAAATTCAGGGCTGCCCGCCGGATGTGGGCGAAGATCATGCGGGAGAGGTTTAAAGCCAGAGACCCAAAATCCTGGACTCTCCGCTTCCATACCCAGACTGCCGGCTGCTCGCTGATCGCCAGGCAGAAGGACAACAACATTGTGCGGGTTGCGCTGCAGGCGCTGGCGGCGGTACTGGGAGGGACCCAGTCCCTGCATACCAATTCCAGGGATGAGGCTCTTTCACTGCCGACCGAGGAATCAGTGAAGATTGCCCTGCGTACTCAACAGGTCATCGCTTACGAAAGCGGAGTCTGCGATACTGTGGATCCGCTGGCCGGATCGTATTTTGTGGAGTCGCTTACCGATAGGATCGAGCTCGAAGCCGGAGCCTATATCGAAAAGATTGACAAGTTGGGAGGAATGCTCAGAGCGATTGAGGAAGGCTATGCCCAGCGGGAGATACAGGACAGCGCTTACCGCTATCAGAAGGCGGTCGAAAGCGGTGAAAATGCTATTGTTGGTCTAAATATATTCCAGGAAAAAGAAGAAAGAGAAGAGAATGCTAACAAGGATGAGGGAAGGGTGGAAGAAAATCAGCGTAAAATGCTTGCTGAGGTAAAGAGCGGACGCAACGAGGACCTTGTGAAAAAAATGCTCGACAGGATCAGAAAAACCGCAGCCGGCCAAGAAAACCTGATCCCGGTCGTGATCGAAGCTGTGGAGAATTATCTGACACTTGGTGAAATCTGCAACGCCCTGCGCAAAGAGTGGGGTGAATACCAGGAAAGGGTTGTATTATGA
- the mce gene encoding methylmalonyl-CoA epimerase, whose product MKIHHLGIAVADLAESIMFYRDSLGLELIGEEEVPEQKVHVAMFRCGESRIELLAPMSPESPIAGFLEKKGPGLHHLAIAIENIESEIIKMAAAGVKMIDEKPRSGAGGHRIAFVHPKSTRGVLLELVE is encoded by the coding sequence ATGAAAATTCACCATCTTGGAATTGCTGTAGCCGATCTTGCCGAATCTATAATGTTTTATCGGGATTCTCTCGGACTCGAGCTGATTGGGGAGGAGGAAGTTCCTGAACAGAAAGTGCATGTTGCCATGTTCCGCTGCGGTGAGAGCAGGATTGAACTGCTGGCGCCCATGTCTCCTGAGAGCCCTATCGCCGGCTTCCTGGAAAAGAAGGGCCCCGGACTGCATCACCTGGCCATAGCAATCGAAAATATCGAGTCTGAAATAATAAAAATGGCTGCCGCAGGTGTTAAAATGATCGACGAGAAACCCCGCTCAGGCGCAGGCGGGCACCGGATCGCTTTCGTGCATCCAAAGTCCACCCGTGGTGTCCTGCTGGAACTTGTGGAATGA
- a CDS encoding aldehyde ferredoxin oxidoreductase N-terminal domain-containing protein has product MTARQKFLEIDLPNRDLKIKKIEDQVLEKYPAGSALATKILFDYFVQEPLRCASPEGCYLVFTLGLFADLNFSGLNSIFVTFPEPHAGNFEESTLCGKFAGAFRSTGWAGFSLSGKSDVPVIVVFEKNQAYLEELPENSGVRDLSSFFRKYRDEGHEVLTVVETVTNSPGITLLASDSGDARMLTGGPGLAALLYLKNVLALVVRRDPLEESFRPQDSARISDKTNLWLVRESLKNWSDELYISNPADLLAEFEALFSTAEPIGSACPGCEVECRQRVRFPDLEISCIRPGPIDLLNLLVLKKKVPDCIHLWKSLNDAGIDLELFASIYNFLEQARREGYELFERDHLTVDELFTNLLEKKGEFRALSEGLYLGAERYHVFGAEAANLVRNFELPVSVDVRVSTMLSLLALTGVSRPRIPQIFWHYYFNRQQPACFWDDSKALYSVRSAIEFQDYQGVLGILGFCPQACILNWTRQELDQIFKGLGSGMSFSSLLLASRRAYILKRIFNLKRASFPYERISWRMLVKPKIFDDRNYFSDFQRTIFLYYSERGMNEFGFPGSEIIKELGLEAEAWI; this is encoded by the coding sequence ATGACGGCCCGCCAGAAATTTCTGGAGATCGATCTTCCCAATCGAGACCTCAAAATCAAGAAAATTGAGGACCAGGTGCTGGAGAAATATCCTGCCGGCTCTGCTCTGGCCACAAAAATTCTGTTTGATTACTTTGTTCAGGAACCTCTCAGGTGCGCTTCCCCGGAAGGCTGTTATCTGGTATTTACGCTCGGCCTGTTCGCTGATTTGAATTTTTCCGGTTTGAACTCCATTTTTGTGACATTCCCGGAACCCCATGCCGGTAACTTTGAAGAATCCACGCTCTGCGGCAAGTTCGCAGGAGCTTTCCGTTCCACAGGCTGGGCCGGGTTTTCTCTCTCTGGAAAATCCGATGTGCCGGTGATCGTGGTTTTTGAAAAAAATCAGGCTTACCTCGAGGAACTGCCTGAAAATTCCGGTGTCAGAGACTTATCTTCCTTTTTCAGAAAATATCGCGACGAAGGGCATGAAGTCCTGACTGTAGTCGAAACCGTGACCAATTCACCCGGCATCACGCTGCTTGCATCCGATTCCGGAGATGCCAGGATGCTTACCGGGGGACCTGGGCTTGCTGCTCTGCTGTATCTGAAAAACGTCCTGGCCCTTGTTGTCAGGCGCGATCCGTTGGAAGAGAGTTTCAGACCGCAGGATTCCGCAAGAATCAGCGACAAAACCAATCTGTGGCTGGTCAGGGAGTCCTTGAAAAACTGGAGTGATGAGCTGTACATCTCGAATCCGGCAGATCTGCTGGCTGAATTTGAAGCCCTTTTTTCTACGGCTGAGCCCATTGGGAGTGCCTGTCCAGGCTGCGAAGTGGAATGCCGCCAGAGGGTGCGTTTTCCAGATCTGGAGATTTCATGCATCCGACCGGGACCGATTGATCTGCTGAACCTGCTGGTGCTGAAAAAAAAAGTTCCAGACTGTATCCATCTCTGGAAATCATTAAATGATGCCGGGATTGATCTGGAACTGTTTGCCTCGATCTACAATTTTCTGGAGCAGGCCAGGCGTGAAGGGTACGAACTGTTTGAGCGGGATCATCTTACTGTAGATGAACTTTTCACCAATCTGCTTGAAAAAAAAGGTGAATTCAGAGCATTGTCTGAAGGCCTGTACCTTGGTGCGGAAAGATATCATGTGTTTGGTGCTGAGGCCGCAAACCTGGTCAGAAATTTCGAACTGCCGGTCAGCGTAGATGTAAGAGTTTCGACCATGCTGTCGCTGCTTGCACTGACTGGCGTATCAAGGCCCAGAATACCCCAGATTTTCTGGCATTATTATTTCAACCGCCAGCAGCCTGCCTGTTTCTGGGACGATTCAAAGGCATTGTATTCCGTCCGTTCGGCGATTGAATTCCAGGACTACCAGGGAGTTCTCGGGATACTGGGTTTCTGCCCGCAGGCCTGTATCCTGAACTGGACCAGGCAGGAACTGGACCAGATTTTCAAGGGATTAGGGAGCGGGATGAGTTTCAGCTCTCTGCTTCTTGCCTCCCGCAGAGCTTACATTCTGAAGCGGATTTTCAATTTAAAACGCGCTTCGTTCCCCTATGAGCGGATTTCATGGAGGATGCTGGTTAAACCGAAAATCTTCGATGACAGGAATTATTTCTCTGATTTTCAGCGCACTATTTTTCTTTATTATTCAGAGCGGGGAATGAACGAGTTCGGATTCCCCGGAAGCGAAATCATCAAGGAACTGGGATTGGAGGCTGAAGCATGGATCTGA
- the hydA gene encoding dihydropyrimidinase, which yields MDLIVKRGRIVTQDGLIYTDIGIRDGKIIAIGNDLGQARTTIDAGEALIFPGLIDPHVHFHLPVGDTFSSDDFLTGSRAALFGGVTTFLDFTNQKPGTPLYSTWENRISEISGNTYADFGLHAVVNSWSNSYQEEIEKLLTNGVNSFKFFMCGKGSGERHDDGLLHRLMQGLHDKGILILHAESGALLDQFTEDQVDSGHLDASAHLEARPVIVEEEAVDRAIFFARKTGTLTMILHLSSGDAALQVKKARAEGVPVMAETCPQYLLLDDSIYKGLNAYLFATCPPVRKRRDQEILWEQLALGNLQVVSSDHCPFWRRDKDKWGKDFRKLYFGLPGVETILPILYTFGVDKGLLSLQDLVRLTSSNAARIYGLSRNKGWIQVGFDADLVLFDPEESWQLRQTGLHMACDFNPYEGLRMKGRVKKVIRAGRLVVSDESFLELSQDGRFQFRGKPEFI from the coding sequence ATGGATCTGATAGTAAAAAGAGGCAGGATCGTCACCCAGGATGGTCTGATTTACACGGATATCGGCATCAGGGACGGCAAGATCATTGCAATCGGAAATGATCTCGGCCAGGCCAGGACCACGATTGATGCCGGAGAAGCCTTGATTTTTCCCGGCTTGATTGATCCGCATGTGCATTTTCATCTTCCAGTCGGAGATACCTTTTCGAGCGACGATTTTCTCACTGGTTCAAGGGCGGCTTTGTTCGGGGGAGTGACTACCTTCCTGGATTTTACGAACCAGAAGCCAGGCACGCCTCTTTACTCCACCTGGGAGAATCGTATTTCAGAGATCAGCGGCAACACTTACGCTGATTTCGGATTACACGCAGTAGTCAACAGCTGGAGCAACTCTTATCAGGAGGAAATTGAAAAGCTGCTTACGAATGGAGTGAACAGTTTTAAATTTTTCATGTGCGGGAAGGGAAGCGGCGAACGGCATGACGACGGGCTGCTGCATCGATTGATGCAGGGGCTGCATGACAAAGGAATTCTGATCCTGCATGCGGAAAGCGGAGCACTGCTCGATCAGTTTACCGAAGATCAGGTAGACTCCGGACATCTGGACGCTTCAGCCCACCTGGAAGCGCGTCCGGTGATCGTGGAGGAGGAAGCTGTAGACCGTGCGATCTTTTTCGCCCGGAAAACAGGAACCCTGACCATGATCCTGCATCTTTCCTCGGGTGATGCCGCACTGCAGGTGAAAAAGGCACGTGCCGAGGGAGTGCCTGTGATGGCAGAGACCTGTCCCCAGTATCTCCTGCTTGACGACTCCATTTACAAAGGATTGAACGCCTACCTTTTTGCCACCTGCCCCCCTGTCAGGAAAAGACGCGACCAGGAAATTCTCTGGGAACAGCTAGCCCTTGGAAATCTGCAGGTTGTTTCCTCGGATCACTGCCCGTTCTGGAGACGCGACAAGGATAAGTGGGGAAAAGATTTCCGCAAGCTGTATTTCGGGTTGCCCGGTGTAGAAACAATTCTTCCCATATTGTATACTTTTGGTGTGGATAAAGGGCTCCTGAGTCTGCAGGATCTGGTACGCCTGACTTCGTCCAATGCAGCCAGGATTTACGGGTTGTCCAGGAACAAGGGCTGGATTCAAGTGGGATTCGACGCTGACCTTGTGCTGTTCGATCCGGAGGAATCATGGCAGCTGAGGCAGACAGGCCTTCACATGGCGTGCGATTTCAATCCTTATGAAGGTCTGCGGATGAAGGGCAGGGTAAAAAAGGTCATACGTGCAGGCCGTCTGGTCGTCTCAGACGAGAGCTTTCTTGAGCTGTCACAGGACGGCAGATTCCAGTTCAGAGGCAAGCCGGAGTTCATTTGA